The following coding sequences lie in one Synechococcus sp. CC9902 genomic window:
- a CDS encoding glycosyltransferase: MTLQRVLVLAPTRRAASETFVRANLAGLPFATTAYFGDERPLGQPWRLVYGVAVLMSKVLTRLGWLRLAGWPAAVVTKLLLRRHQPDLVLVEFGFHALRVMEAAAECQIPLVVHFRGSDLSAWTKFGAQKMRYRRLMRIASGAIVKSQPMRQTLLDLGMESERILISASGANAQLFHSSAPGSAPPVFLAVGRFVDKKGPLYTIRAFAQLVGQHPRTDLALWMVGEGPLQQQAEALVRELGLESVVRFWGAQPQQKVAELMREVRGFVQHSVVAPDGDSEGNPVAVMEAQLSGLPVVATRHAGIPEVVRHGESGWLVAEADVVGMAAGLLRLVEDPGLAQRWGQAGRRRIQERFTIDHHLRDVAQFLRGISPRSRFQTSDR, from the coding sequence ATGACCCTGCAGCGTGTGCTGGTCTTGGCTCCAACGCGTCGGGCGGCTTCCGAGACCTTTGTGCGCGCCAATCTTGCCGGTCTTCCCTTCGCGACAACGGCCTACTTCGGTGATGAGCGACCGCTGGGTCAGCCATGGCGTCTTGTCTATGGCGTTGCTGTGCTGATGAGCAAAGTCCTGACCCGTCTGGGTTGGCTGCGGCTGGCTGGCTGGCCGGCCGCCGTGGTGACCAAACTGCTACTGCGACGACATCAGCCGGATCTTGTATTGGTGGAGTTCGGCTTCCATGCATTGCGAGTGATGGAGGCTGCAGCGGAATGCCAGATCCCTTTGGTGGTGCATTTTCGAGGTTCGGATCTTTCGGCCTGGACCAAGTTCGGTGCCCAGAAGATGCGCTACCGCCGCTTGATGCGGATTGCTTCTGGAGCGATCGTGAAATCTCAGCCGATGCGGCAGACCCTGCTGGATTTGGGGATGGAGTCTGAGCGGATCTTGATCAGTGCGTCGGGTGCTAATGCCCAGTTGTTTCACTCCAGTGCTCCAGGGTCGGCGCCTCCCGTCTTCCTGGCTGTGGGGAGGTTTGTTGATAAAAAAGGCCCTCTGTACACGATTCGGGCCTTTGCACAGTTGGTGGGGCAGCATCCCAGAACTGATTTGGCGTTATGGATGGTTGGGGAAGGACCCCTACAGCAGCAGGCCGAAGCGTTGGTCAGGGAGCTGGGCCTCGAGTCCGTCGTCAGATTTTGGGGTGCCCAGCCCCAGCAGAAGGTTGCTGAACTGATGCGGGAGGTGCGGGGGTTTGTGCAGCACTCAGTTGTGGCTCCCGATGGAGATAGTGAGGGCAACCCGGTGGCGGTGATGGAGGCTCAGCTCAGCGGTTTGCCCGTGGTAGCTACCCGGCATGCGGGGATTCCTGAGGTGGTGCGGCACGGAGAGAGCGGTTGGCTTGTTGCTGAAGCGGATGTGGTGGGGATGGCGGCAGGGCTGCTGCGCCTCGTCGAAGATCCTGGGTTGGCGCAGCGTTGGGGGCAGGCTGGCCGGCGCCGGATTCAAGAGCGGTTCACGATCGATCACCATCTACGGGATGTGGCGCAGTTTTTACGCGGCATCTCGCCAAGATCCCGTTTTCAGACGTCCGACCGATGA
- a CDS encoding glycosyltransferase — translation MSDDLWVVLPHLGAGGAQKVALLAAERYLAMGWRVRLVTLLPNQPVVHEFPVGLVHTDLGPEVASRWALFFTPQRRLHRLAVKAIFSLGWPLVAFAPWPVWRWCVEAIGGPQAELLRRRCAADRPQRVLSMLSRTNIISCSALWDQPCHLVVSERNDLRRQTLPFPWPLLRRLLYRRADVLTANTLGVLESLAALDGLRDPVLLPNPLPQRSGVEMAHAEMPRQGFIAVARLVHQKGLDVLIDALAMAGGVARDWPLTLVGEGPEREALMAQVARLQLGDRVRFLGHRSDVPHLLAEAAVFVLPSRFEGMPNALLEAMAQGLAVVVSDASPGPLEEIDHGRSGWVVPSEDVGALAQALEYLAADPSQRQRLGGTARDQVLSRDWSQLAPVWDEVLGGT, via the coding sequence ATGAGCGACGATCTTTGGGTGGTGCTCCCGCATCTAGGGGCAGGAGGGGCTCAAAAAGTGGCCCTGCTCGCGGCTGAGCGGTATCTGGCCATGGGCTGGAGGGTGCGGTTGGTGACGTTGTTGCCAAACCAGCCGGTTGTGCATGAATTCCCCGTTGGTTTGGTCCACACCGATCTTGGCCCGGAGGTCGCGTCGCGATGGGCGCTGTTTTTTACCCCCCAGCGAAGACTGCATCGGCTGGCGGTGAAAGCGATCTTCAGCCTGGGTTGGCCCCTCGTCGCCTTCGCGCCATGGCCGGTTTGGCGTTGGTGTGTGGAGGCGATTGGAGGGCCTCAGGCCGAATTGTTGCGTCGCCGCTGCGCTGCCGATCGGCCTCAACGGGTGCTTTCGATGCTTAGTCGCACCAACATCATCAGTTGCAGCGCGCTTTGGGATCAGCCCTGTCATCTGGTGGTCTCCGAACGCAATGATTTGCGTCGTCAAACCTTGCCGTTCCCCTGGCCGCTGCTGCGGCGCTTGCTGTATCGCCGGGCTGATGTACTTACGGCTAACACTCTTGGAGTGCTGGAGAGCCTGGCTGCTCTTGATGGGCTTCGCGATCCGGTGTTGCTGCCTAATCCTTTACCCCAGCGCTCCGGGGTCGAGATGGCCCATGCTGAGATGCCACGTCAGGGCTTTATTGCTGTGGCGCGCCTTGTGCATCAAAAGGGATTGGATGTGTTGATCGATGCCCTCGCCATGGCCGGTGGAGTAGCGCGAGATTGGCCGCTCACGCTTGTGGGCGAAGGCCCGGAGCGAGAGGCACTCATGGCCCAGGTGGCGCGCCTGCAGCTCGGGGATCGCGTTCGCTTCCTTGGACACCGCTCCGATGTGCCGCACTTGTTGGCAGAAGCAGCGGTGTTCGTGTTGCCGTCTCGTTTTGAGGGAATGCCCAATGCCTTGCTTGAAGCCATGGCGCAGGGCCTCGCAGTGGTGGTCAGCGATGCCTCCCCCGGTCCGCTGGAGGAGATCGACCATGGTCGAAGTGGATGGGTTGTACCCAGTGAGGATGTCGGCGCTCTCGCCCAAGCGCTCGAGTATCTGGCGGCTGATCCATCCCAACGTCAGAGGCTTGGTGGAACGGCACGGGACCAGGTGTTGTCGCGTGATTGGTCGCAGTTGGCACCGGTCTGGGATGAGGTCTTGGGCGGAACATGA
- a CDS encoding sulfotransferase family protein yields MTTRPKLLLIRGLGHSGTTILDLALGAHPSIMGLGEAVRILERPRPDEAQRGPAQLRGDLRYERSCTCGKLAADCPVWGPLLDWLPTHDDLPLKAKLKHLLATLPSADQPRWVVDSFQDDRLLPFWTENDLEIRVIHLTRDVRSWVHSRSRKERQHGRWLPELRPLLRWWRLSARDSYQFKALGNRVLRLGYEELALQPDVALRRVCAWLELPFVETMLQPGDHSTSHVLSGNRMRFDPNQRQRIQYDGSWMQAASGLTHLALCIPALSRLNRSLVYSGLPPRD; encoded by the coding sequence ATGACGACTCGCCCGAAGCTGTTGTTGATCCGTGGGCTCGGACATAGCGGCACCACGATTCTGGATCTCGCGCTTGGAGCTCATCCCTCGATCATGGGCCTGGGGGAAGCGGTCCGGATCCTTGAACGTCCTCGACCGGATGAAGCCCAGCGAGGTCCTGCCCAGCTCAGGGGAGATCTGCGGTACGAACGTTCCTGCACCTGCGGAAAGTTGGCAGCGGACTGTCCTGTTTGGGGGCCTCTTTTGGATTGGCTGCCAACCCACGACGACTTGCCACTCAAGGCGAAGTTGAAGCACCTCCTGGCGACGTTGCCGAGCGCGGATCAACCCCGTTGGGTGGTCGATTCCTTCCAAGACGACCGCCTTTTGCCGTTCTGGACAGAGAACGATCTTGAGATTCGAGTGATTCATCTCACCCGTGATGTCCGCAGTTGGGTCCATTCCCGATCGCGCAAAGAGCGTCAGCACGGGCGTTGGCTTCCAGAGCTGCGCCCACTCCTCCGCTGGTGGAGGCTGAGTGCCCGCGATTCCTATCAGTTCAAGGCCCTTGGCAACAGAGTCTTGCGTCTGGGGTATGAGGAGCTGGCCTTACAGCCTGATGTTGCTCTGCGTCGCGTCTGCGCTTGGCTTGAGCTGCCTTTTGTGGAGACGATGCTCCAGCCCGGAGATCACTCCACGAGCCATGTGCTGTCCGGTAATCGCATGCGTTTTGATCCGAACCAGCGTCAACGCATTCAGTACGACGGCAGCTGGATGCAGGCTGCTTCGGGATTAACTCACCTGGCGCTCTGCATTCCGGCTTTATCTCGTCTGAACCGGAGCTTGGTTTATTCCGGTTTGCCACCCAGGGATTGA